The genomic DNA AGTACGGTAATTCCTTTTTTTAATGCTAAACCGCTACGTGGTCGAATTTGTGCTTCAAAACCCTCGGGTAGTTCTATAAACAAACCTGTAGGAATTAATGCACGTTCGAGAGGTTTTAATATTATAGATTTGTCAATATTCGCTCTAAGATCCATCCCCGCCGATAAAGAAGTGCTGTATTCGGGATTGGGGTGTTTTGATTTATTTACAATTTTTATTTGTATCATAAATTGTTATTTTTTTTAAGCAAAGTTATGAAATATTAAGTAAAGTAAAAAATGAAAGCAAATAGTATGATTGTAATTAGATGGTAATAGAGAGCATATTTATAGCCCAAAAACTCGATTTTGGTGAGTTTTTAAGTTATATGAGCATTTGTTATATTGTGTATATTTTTAAATGCTCATTATTCGTAAGCTACAAAGATTATTTGTTGTGTTTTTTTATTGCGATATTTATCGCACAGGGTTCCATCTATTATGACAGAATCTTCTAATAATTCCCATTTAGTTGTGTCTTTAACTAATTCTTCTATTTTAACTCCTTTTTTATTTTGTGCAAAAGAGTCGTTTGATACTTTTGATTCTGTTGTCTTTTCAACATTGTTTGTTTGGTTGCATGCCATCAAAAAAACAAATAATCCAAATAAAATAGTTTTCATCGTTCTTTACTTAATTAAATTAAACATAAAATTATTTAGCCTCAAAGTTATAAAATTTCAACAATCGTTCTATAAGCAAATCTAAGTTATCGGGCATATATATCGTATCGGAGACGATTTTGTTGTTCTTGACTAAAACAAGGCGGGGATTGAAATATTTATAAGGATGATAAGCATTATACGCATTGGGGTTATCTATACTAAATTTAGGGATTTTTTGTTTATTTAATTGATTTTTATACAATTCAAATTTTTTAGTAATGTAAACTAAATATAAGGGACATTCCTTTTTAAGTAACAAAAAATTGTTTAATGATAAGAATTTTAAGAAATATTCGTTGCACGATGAACATCCATATTCATGTAGTATTAACGCGGCAAAGGACGGTTGAATATTTTCAATTTTATGTTTAAAATAATTTTGTATATTCTGCTGCTTTTTATTTGTGTTTTGAGTTGCATTACATGTTTCTATTTTATTTATGGGTTTAGGCATTTTGCTTAATTTACGATTAAATTCTTTTAAATTAAATTTTTTTTCTATAGGACAAAGTTGTTTGACTATAAACGAATCATTTTCTATTTCAGCATTAAAGTATATATCGTGTGCTTGAAAACGAAAAAATTTATTTTCGTCTATAAATTCTTCGCCTATATAATTATATTTATCATCGTATGTAACGATAGAATAAAAAAATTCATCATTTATTCTTCGTGAAATATAGCGAATATATTTATTTAATGATTTAATATAAAAGATTCTTCCATAAATAAAAGAATTATACTCTGGAGTAGCATTTTTATCGAAAACAGAAGACGCATCGATCCATTTACATGCAAAATTGATATTTTGTTTTTCATCGGTTTCAGGGTTAATTTTATAAACAATAGGACTAAAAGAAAAACTAAGCCATATTTCATTTTTTTCTGGAATTAAAGAAAGAGATGTTTTAGTAATGTTTTCAGGATAATTAAAGACTTTTATTTTTTTTTCTACTGGATATGAAATGTCATTGTAAACAATAGTTTTTTTCTTATTAAAATCGTAATATCCTAAAACAGGAGTAGTTGGTTCAGATAAAAACTTATTATGATCGATATTTAAAACAAAGTATACTTTTGAATTTATACATGGATTTTCTGAAATAAAATATGGGAAAAGCTGATTAAAATATGTTTGCTCATCTAAATGAGACAAATTGAAATATGATGAACTTATTATATTCTTGTGGTTTAAACCGAATGAATATTTAATTTTACCATTAATATCAATTACAATAATGGCAGTGTCATAATAATATTTATCAACTCCCGAAGAAAAAATTAAAATAGAATCTTTATTAATATAATTAAAGCCATCAAAATTGAATGAATGATTGAGCGGAATTTTATTTATTAAGTTCTTCGATTTCAAGTCAAATAAATATAACGTATCTATTTCGTAAAATTTTACAAGTAATTGCTGATTATTTTCTATAAATTTTACCGAGTAAGGATAAGTGTTTAAATACTGTGATGAATTTATGACTCCTCTGGGTAATGGCAAAGACCAACGCTTAATTTGTTTAAAATTAACAATGGTTTGATTTGGATTAAAATTACATTCTGATAAAATAATAATTAAGAACAAAAGCAAAAATGCTTTTGTTCTTAATTTATTTGAAGTAAAATTAATCATAATTAATTAGCAGTTGACGCACCGACTTTGATTATTAAAACATGATCACTTCCAATAATTGCTTTATAGCAAGTATGACCAGGTGCTTTACAATCTAAGTGCTGAAATTGATCGATATAATACGGAGTTTTGTCATAAGTTATTTGTTTGGAATCCTCTTTGCCTTCATAAACAATTTGACCGGTAATTTGGTTTTGATATTCATCACAAACAGTTCCTTCAACAATAATTGAACTTTTTGTTAATACCCAGTCGCTTGTTTTCCACGAATGACCTTGTTGGTTTGTTTCTTTTTTCATTTCTTCTTTTTTGCAGGCAGTCGTCATAATTCCTCCTGCCAAAAGTAATAAAAATAATTTTTCATAAGCGTTAAATTTTTAAATTAAACATTTTTTTGCGTTTTAATGAGCTCAATTAAAACATAACAAATTTCATAAAAAAAAAACAAAAACAATGACATTTGTCATGTTTTGAAAATTATTAGTAAATGTAACATTTTTTATGTAAAAGTATGTAGTTTGTTAGTAAATATTGTTTTGAATTTAGTGAATAGTTTTTGCCATTATGGTTTACTATTTTTCTTCTACATCGAAGTTATAAAATTTCAACAATCGTTCTATAAGCAAATTTAAATTATCGGGCATATAAATAGTGTCGGAGACGATTTTGTTGTTCTTGACTAAAACAAGGCGGGGGTTGTTTTCTTGAAAAGGATTAAAATATTTGTAAATGTTTTGTGATTGTTTTAAAATGCGATTATTGTCTATTAAACTGTAATTATTCAAAAAAAGTTTTATTTCTTGTTCATTTTTATATACATAGGTCAAATAAAAAGGTGTTTTTTTTATATTAAAAAATACAGATTGATTTATTGATATATTTTTAGCAATGTAATCATTACATGAATGACAAGCGTTTGATGATATTATTAATAATGCAAAAGAACTGTCGTTAATTCCAATATTTCGAAAATATTTAAAATAATCATTTTCCGTTTTATTTTCACTTTTTATTTTATTTCCCATTATTTTACAA from Bacteroidales bacterium includes the following:
- the dut gene encoding dUTP diphosphatase; the protein is MQIKIVNKSKHPNPEYSTSLSAGMDLRANIDKSIILKPLERALIPTGLFIELPEGFEAQIRPRSGLALKKGITVLNTPGTIDADYRGEIGVILINLSNEEFVVNDGDRICQMIISKHETIQWQNVEFLQETVRGEGGFGHTGRK